The genomic region TGTAGCTTTATTCTGTAAGTGCTTTATATGCTATTGGAAAAGGGTCATTAGAACAGGCAGTCGCTGTAATTAAACATGGAGCCATACCTATGTTTATACGGCTGTTGTGTTGCTCTGAAGAATGTTATCAATTGAAGGAGCTGGTTCGTGCTTATTCACTTCCATATTTTATATAGTTGTTCTTTACCTAGTTATTTGATTTACTGCATGCTTCGTAATAAATTAGGTGGCAGCAGCTTTGGGTAGTCTGGCCAATCAATCTCCTGATTTTAGAGACTATGTTCTTCAGTTTGGTACTCTTACTCCATTGTTATCTTTATTAGATAACCACTTGGAGCCTCCTATGCTTCATGAGAAGATAACCTTGTTGCGTGCATGTAGCAACACCTTGGCTATATTCTGTCAAGGAAATCCAGCACCATCATTTAACCAGGTATAAAGTGAAGTAGGCAGCTAAATTGAATTTTAACTGATAACTTACATCATTTCATTTGAAGTGTAGATGTTGACTTGCTGTTGTCTTTTCTAGATAAGGTCTGCACTGCCAATTCTTCGTAGACTTATTCATT from Gossypium arboreum isolate Shixiya-1 chromosome 1, ASM2569848v2, whole genome shotgun sequence harbors:
- the LOC108483224 gene encoding importin subunit alpha-1a-like, whose translation is MVRDMMSGNESFQLAATARVSFLLSTENPPIDVVIQSGVVPHFVRFLYEQYGFQHKLYSVSALYAIGKGSLEQAVAVIKHGAIPMFIRLLCCSEECYQLKELVAAALGSLANQSPDFRDYVLQFGTLTPLLSLLDNHLEPPMLHEKITLLRACSNTLAIFCQGNPAPSFNQV